From the Sphingomonas aliaeris genome, one window contains:
- a CDS encoding response regulator translates to MMELFGKTGKTVRTVLAVNGNRTNLGVIGRRLGHLGYLTALSDNGPEALSLIAGRGFDVVLLDMALPTMPGLRVLQEIRGSLETADLPVIMLTARSDPAAAVQALAAGADDHVAKPFDFEILAARIERVLARGRRIAELKRANKALDARIATRAMELGEAKMELAETRADRQRLIASIQALNDQVERLGTESVHV, encoded by the coding sequence ATGATGGAGTTGTTCGGGAAAACCGGGAAGACCGTACGGACCGTTCTGGCGGTCAATGGCAATCGCACGAATCTGGGCGTGATCGGCCGGCGGCTGGGGCATCTGGGCTATCTGACCGCGCTGAGCGACAATGGGCCGGAGGCGCTGAGCCTGATCGCGGGTCGCGGGTTCGACGTGGTGCTGCTGGACATGGCGCTGCCGACTATGCCCGGGCTTCGCGTCCTGCAGGAAATTCGCGGGTCGCTGGAAACGGCGGACCTGCCCGTCATCATGCTGACCGCGCGCAGCGATCCGGCCGCCGCGGTGCAGGCGCTGGCGGCGGGCGCGGACGATCATGTCGCCAAGCCGTTCGATTTCGAAATACTGGCGGCGCGGATCGAACGGGTGCTGGCGCGTGGTCGTCGGATCGCGGAACTGAAGCGCGCGAACAAGGCGCTCGACGCCCGCATCGCCACGCGCGCGATGGAACTGGGCGAGGCGAAGATGGAACTCGCCGAAACCCGCGCCGACCGGCAGCGCCTGATCGCATCGATCCAGGCGCTGAACGATCAGGTCGAGCGGCTGGGCACGGAATCCGTTCACGTCTGA
- a CDS encoding precorrin-2 dehydrogenase/sirohydrochlorin ferrochelatase family protein, whose amino-acid sequence MTLHSLPVFVRLAGRGVILLGDGEPAEAKRRLLVRAGAVIGGEESDARLAIVAIEDETMALAAIARLKARGVLVNAVDRPDLCDFTLPAIVDRDPVLVAIGTGGASAGLAAALRQRLETLLPATLGQLARDLFDARPRLREHYPEGGARRRALGAGMRSGGWLDPMNGDASVARWFETQGAVDDALVEIRLTSADPDDLTLRQARLLGQADRLYHRADVPTAILDRARADAERFECDVAPAEPGPGLSIDLGFGERRTG is encoded by the coding sequence ATGACGCTGCACAGCCTGCCCGTGTTCGTGCGGCTCGCCGGGCGAGGCGTGATCCTGCTCGGCGATGGCGAACCGGCCGAGGCGAAGCGGCGGCTGCTGGTGCGTGCGGGCGCGGTGATCGGCGGCGAGGAAAGCGACGCGCGGCTCGCGATCGTCGCGATCGAGGACGAGACGATGGCGCTGGCGGCGATCGCCCGGCTGAAGGCGCGGGGCGTGCTGGTCAATGCCGTCGACCGCCCCGATCTGTGCGACTTCACCCTTCCCGCGATCGTCGACCGCGATCCGGTGCTGGTCGCGATCGGCACCGGCGGCGCGTCGGCGGGGCTGGCGGCGGCGCTGCGCCAACGGCTCGAGACATTGCTGCCCGCCACGCTCGGACAGTTGGCGCGCGACCTGTTCGACGCCCGCCCGCGGCTGCGCGAACATTACCCCGAAGGCGGCGCCCGCCGCCGGGCGCTGGGCGCGGGGATGCGCAGCGGCGGATGGCTCGACCCTATGAACGGCGATGCCTCGGTCGCAAGGTGGTTCGAAACGCAAGGGGCGGTCGACGACGCTCTGGTCGAGATCCGATTGACCTCGGCCGATCCCGACGACCTGACGTTGCGACAGGCGCGTCTGCTGGGGCAGGCCGACCGCCTGTATCACCGCGCGGACGTGCCCACGGCGATCCTGGATCGCGCACGTGCGGACGCCGAGCGCTTCGAATGCGATGTCGCGCCTGCCGAGCCGGGGCCGGGTCTGTCGATCGATCTCGGGTTCGGGGAGCGTAGGACCGGGTAA